In one Rhea pennata isolate bPtePen1 chromosome 17, bPtePen1.pri, whole genome shotgun sequence genomic region, the following are encoded:
- the NF2 gene encoding merlin isoform X5 → MAGAIASRMSFSSLKRKQPKTFTVRVVTMDAEMEFSCEVKWKGKDLFDLVCRTLGLRETWFFGLQYTIKDTVAWLKMDKKVLDHDVPTEEPVTFHFLAKFYPENAEEELVQEITQHLFFLQVKKQILDEKIYCPPEASVLLASYAVQAKYGDYDPNVHKRGFLAQEELLPKRVINLYQMTPEMWEERITAWYAEHRGRARDEAEIEYLKIAQDLEMYGVNYFAIKNKKGTELLLGVDALGLHIYDPDNRLTPKISFPWNEIRNISYSDKEFTIKPLDKKIDVFKFNSSKLRVNKLILQLCIGNHDLFMRRRKADSLEVQQMKAQAREEKARKQMERQRLAREKQMREEAERTRDELERRLMQLKEEATMANEALMRSEETADLLAEKAQITEEEAKLLAQKAAEAEQEMQRIKATAIRTEEEKRLMEQKVLEAEMLALKMAEESERRAKEADQLKQDLQEARESERRAKQKLLEITSKSSYTQSVNSSTTALPADLPSFNLISESLSFDFKDTDMKRLSMEIEKEKVEYMEKSKHLQEQLNELKTEIEALKLKERETVLDILHNENTSRGNSKHNTIKKLTLQSTQSRVAFFEEL, encoded by the exons GTGAAGTGGAAAGGGAAGGATTTGTTTGATTTAGTATGCCGGACACTGGGACTCCGGGAAACCTGGTTCTTCGGCCTTCAGTACACCATCAAAGACACGGTGGCTTGGCTCAAAATGGACAAGAAG GTGCTGGATCATGATGTTCCCACTGAGGAGCCTGTCACTTTTCACTTCCTGGCCAAGTTTTATCCTGAGAATGCAGAGGAGGAGCTGGTGCAGGAGATCACCCAGCACTTGTTCTTCCTGCAG gTAAAGAAGCAGATTTTGGATGAGAAGATCTATTGCCCTCCCGAGGCTTcagtgctgctggcttcctaTGCCGTCCAAGCCAAG tATGGCGACTACGACCCCAATGTGCACAAGCGAGGCTTCCTGGCACAGGAGGAGCTGCTACCGAAGCGG GTGATAAACCTCTACCAGATGACTCCAGAGATGTGGGAAGAGCGAATAACGGCCTGGTATGCTGAGCATCGCGGCAGAGCAAG AGATGAAGCTGAAATAGAGTATTTGAAGATAGCTCAGGACTTGGAGATGTATGGAGTGAACTATTTTGCAATTAAG AACAAAAAGGGCACTGAACTGCTGCTTGGAGTTGATGCCTTGGGTCTTCACATTTATGACCCAGACAACAGGCTGACCCCCAAAATCTCCTTCCCGTGGAATGAGATCCGGAATATTTCCTACAGTGATAAAGAG tttacgATTAAACCATTGGACAAAAAGATTGATGTTTTCAAGTTCAATTCATCAAAGCTGCGTGTGAATAAGCTG ATTCTCCAGCTATGTATTGGGAACCATGATCTCTTcatgaggaggagaaaggcagactCACTGGAGGTGCAGCAGATGAAGGCACAGGccagggaggagaaagccagGAAGCAG ATGGAACGGCAGCGCCTGGCCCGAGAGAAGCAAATGAGGGAAGAAGCTGAGCGGACAAGGGATGagctggagagaagactgaTGCAGTTAAAGGAGGAGGCAACGATGGCCAATGAGGCTCTG ATGAGGTCAGAAGAGACGGCAGACTTGCTGGCTGAGAAGGCCCAGATCACAGAGGAGGAGGCCAAGCTCCTGGCTCAGAAAGCAGCCGAGGCTGAGCAGGAGATGCAGCGAATCAAAGCCACGGCCATCcggacagaggaggagaaacgGCTGATGGAGCAGAAGGTGCTGGAAGCAGAGATGTTGGCACTGAAAATGGCCGAGGAGTCTGAGCGGAG ggCAAAGGAGGCTGATCAGCTAAAGCAAGACCTTCAGGAGGCTCGAGAGTCTGAGCGGAGGGCAAAGCAGAAGCTTCTGGAGATCACCAGCAAGTCCTCGTACACA CAGTCTGTGAACTCCAGTACAACGGCGCTGCCTGCTGACCTGCCGAGCTTCAACCTCATTAGTGAGAGCCTCTCCTTTGACTTCAAGGATACAGACATGAAGAGGCTTTCAATGGAAATAGAGAAGGAGAA GGTTGAGTACatggagaaaagcaaacatctgCAGGAGCAACTGAATGAACTGAAGACAGAGATTGAGGCGCTGaagctgaaggagagagagacgGTGCTGGATATATTGCACAATGAGAACACCAGCCGAGGCAACAGCAAGCACAACACTATTAAAAAG
- the NF2 gene encoding merlin isoform X6, producing the protein MAGAIASRMSFSSLKRKQPKTFTVRVVTMDAEMEFSCEVKWKGKDLFDLVCRTLGLRETWFFGLQYTIKDTVAWLKMDKKVLDHDVPTEEPVTFHFLAKFYPENAEEELVQEITQHLFFLQVKKQILDEKIYCPPEASVLLASYAVQAKYGDYDPNVHKRGFLAQEELLPKRVINLYQMTPEMWEERITAWYAEHRGRARDEAEIEYLKIAQDLEMYGVNYFAIKNKKGTELLLGVDALGLHIYDPDNRLTPKISFPWNEIRNISYSDKEFTIKPLDKKIDVFKFNSSKLRVNKLILQLCIGNHDLFMRRRKADSLEVQQMKAQAREEKARKQMERQRLAREKQMREEAERTRDELERRLMQLKEEATMANEALMRSEETADLLAEKAQITEEEAKLLAQKAAEAEQEMQRIKATAIRTEEEKRLMEQKVLEAEMLALKMAEESERRAKEADQLKQDLQEARESERRAKQKLLEITSKSSYTSVNSSTTALPADLPSFNLISESLSFDFKDTDMKRLSMEIEKEKVEYMEKSKHLQEQLNELKTEIEALKLKERETVLDILHNENTSRGNSKHNTIKKLTLQSTQSRVAFFEEL; encoded by the exons GTGAAGTGGAAAGGGAAGGATTTGTTTGATTTAGTATGCCGGACACTGGGACTCCGGGAAACCTGGTTCTTCGGCCTTCAGTACACCATCAAAGACACGGTGGCTTGGCTCAAAATGGACAAGAAG GTGCTGGATCATGATGTTCCCACTGAGGAGCCTGTCACTTTTCACTTCCTGGCCAAGTTTTATCCTGAGAATGCAGAGGAGGAGCTGGTGCAGGAGATCACCCAGCACTTGTTCTTCCTGCAG gTAAAGAAGCAGATTTTGGATGAGAAGATCTATTGCCCTCCCGAGGCTTcagtgctgctggcttcctaTGCCGTCCAAGCCAAG tATGGCGACTACGACCCCAATGTGCACAAGCGAGGCTTCCTGGCACAGGAGGAGCTGCTACCGAAGCGG GTGATAAACCTCTACCAGATGACTCCAGAGATGTGGGAAGAGCGAATAACGGCCTGGTATGCTGAGCATCGCGGCAGAGCAAG AGATGAAGCTGAAATAGAGTATTTGAAGATAGCTCAGGACTTGGAGATGTATGGAGTGAACTATTTTGCAATTAAG AACAAAAAGGGCACTGAACTGCTGCTTGGAGTTGATGCCTTGGGTCTTCACATTTATGACCCAGACAACAGGCTGACCCCCAAAATCTCCTTCCCGTGGAATGAGATCCGGAATATTTCCTACAGTGATAAAGAG tttacgATTAAACCATTGGACAAAAAGATTGATGTTTTCAAGTTCAATTCATCAAAGCTGCGTGTGAATAAGCTG ATTCTCCAGCTATGTATTGGGAACCATGATCTCTTcatgaggaggagaaaggcagactCACTGGAGGTGCAGCAGATGAAGGCACAGGccagggaggagaaagccagGAAGCAG ATGGAACGGCAGCGCCTGGCCCGAGAGAAGCAAATGAGGGAAGAAGCTGAGCGGACAAGGGATGagctggagagaagactgaTGCAGTTAAAGGAGGAGGCAACGATGGCCAATGAGGCTCTG ATGAGGTCAGAAGAGACGGCAGACTTGCTGGCTGAGAAGGCCCAGATCACAGAGGAGGAGGCCAAGCTCCTGGCTCAGAAAGCAGCCGAGGCTGAGCAGGAGATGCAGCGAATCAAAGCCACGGCCATCcggacagaggaggagaaacgGCTGATGGAGCAGAAGGTGCTGGAAGCAGAGATGTTGGCACTGAAAATGGCCGAGGAGTCTGAGCGGAG ggCAAAGGAGGCTGATCAGCTAAAGCAAGACCTTCAGGAGGCTCGAGAGTCTGAGCGGAGGGCAAAGCAGAAGCTTCTGGAGATCACCAGCAAGTCCTCGTACACA TCTGTGAACTCCAGTACAACGGCGCTGCCTGCTGACCTGCCGAGCTTCAACCTCATTAGTGAGAGCCTCTCCTTTGACTTCAAGGATACAGACATGAAGAGGCTTTCAATGGAAATAGAGAAGGAGAA GGTTGAGTACatggagaaaagcaaacatctgCAGGAGCAACTGAATGAACTGAAGACAGAGATTGAGGCGCTGaagctgaaggagagagagacgGTGCTGGATATATTGCACAATGAGAACACCAGCCGAGGCAACAGCAAGCACAACACTATTAAAAAG
- the NF2 gene encoding merlin isoform X7 — protein sequence MAGAIASRMSFSSLKRKQPKTFTVRVVTMDAEMEFSCEVKWKGKDLFDLVCRTLGLRETWFFGLQYTIKDTVAWLKMDKKVLDHDVPTEEPVTFHFLAKFYPENAEEELVQEITQHLFFLQVKKQILDEKIYCPPEASVLLASYAVQAKYGDYDPNVHKRGFLAQEELLPKRVINLYQMTPEMWEERITAWYAEHRGRARDEAEIEYLKIAQDLEMYGVNYFAIKNKKGTELLLGVDALGLHIYDPDNRLTPKISFPWNEIRNISYSDKEFTIKPLDKKIDVFKFNSSKLRVNKLILQLCIGNHDLFMRRRKADSLEVQQMKAQAREEKARKQMERQRLAREKQMREEAERTRDELERRLMQLKEEATMANEALMRSEETADLLAEKAQITEEEAKLLAQKAAEAEQEMQRIKATAIRTEEEKRLMEQKVLEAEMLALKMAEESERRAKEADQLKQDLQEARESERRAKQKLLEITSKSSYTSVNSSTTALPADLPSFNLISESLSFDFKDTDMKRLSMEIEKEKVEYMEKSKHLQEQLNELKTEIEALKLKERETVLDILHNENTSRGNSKHNTIKKPQAQGRRPICI from the exons GTGAAGTGGAAAGGGAAGGATTTGTTTGATTTAGTATGCCGGACACTGGGACTCCGGGAAACCTGGTTCTTCGGCCTTCAGTACACCATCAAAGACACGGTGGCTTGGCTCAAAATGGACAAGAAG GTGCTGGATCATGATGTTCCCACTGAGGAGCCTGTCACTTTTCACTTCCTGGCCAAGTTTTATCCTGAGAATGCAGAGGAGGAGCTGGTGCAGGAGATCACCCAGCACTTGTTCTTCCTGCAG gTAAAGAAGCAGATTTTGGATGAGAAGATCTATTGCCCTCCCGAGGCTTcagtgctgctggcttcctaTGCCGTCCAAGCCAAG tATGGCGACTACGACCCCAATGTGCACAAGCGAGGCTTCCTGGCACAGGAGGAGCTGCTACCGAAGCGG GTGATAAACCTCTACCAGATGACTCCAGAGATGTGGGAAGAGCGAATAACGGCCTGGTATGCTGAGCATCGCGGCAGAGCAAG AGATGAAGCTGAAATAGAGTATTTGAAGATAGCTCAGGACTTGGAGATGTATGGAGTGAACTATTTTGCAATTAAG AACAAAAAGGGCACTGAACTGCTGCTTGGAGTTGATGCCTTGGGTCTTCACATTTATGACCCAGACAACAGGCTGACCCCCAAAATCTCCTTCCCGTGGAATGAGATCCGGAATATTTCCTACAGTGATAAAGAG tttacgATTAAACCATTGGACAAAAAGATTGATGTTTTCAAGTTCAATTCATCAAAGCTGCGTGTGAATAAGCTG ATTCTCCAGCTATGTATTGGGAACCATGATCTCTTcatgaggaggagaaaggcagactCACTGGAGGTGCAGCAGATGAAGGCACAGGccagggaggagaaagccagGAAGCAG ATGGAACGGCAGCGCCTGGCCCGAGAGAAGCAAATGAGGGAAGAAGCTGAGCGGACAAGGGATGagctggagagaagactgaTGCAGTTAAAGGAGGAGGCAACGATGGCCAATGAGGCTCTG ATGAGGTCAGAAGAGACGGCAGACTTGCTGGCTGAGAAGGCCCAGATCACAGAGGAGGAGGCCAAGCTCCTGGCTCAGAAAGCAGCCGAGGCTGAGCAGGAGATGCAGCGAATCAAAGCCACGGCCATCcggacagaggaggagaaacgGCTGATGGAGCAGAAGGTGCTGGAAGCAGAGATGTTGGCACTGAAAATGGCCGAGGAGTCTGAGCGGAG ggCAAAGGAGGCTGATCAGCTAAAGCAAGACCTTCAGGAGGCTCGAGAGTCTGAGCGGAGGGCAAAGCAGAAGCTTCTGGAGATCACCAGCAAGTCCTCGTACACA TCTGTGAACTCCAGTACAACGGCGCTGCCTGCTGACCTGCCGAGCTTCAACCTCATTAGTGAGAGCCTCTCCTTTGACTTCAAGGATACAGACATGAAGAGGCTTTCAATGGAAATAGAGAAGGAGAA GGTTGAGTACatggagaaaagcaaacatctgCAGGAGCAACTGAATGAACTGAAGACAGAGATTGAGGCGCTGaagctgaaggagagagagacgGTGCTGGATATATTGCACAATGAGAACACCAGCCGAGGCAACAGCAAGCACAACACTATTAAAAAG CCTCAAGCCCAGGGCAGAAGACCTATCTGCATTTGA
- the NF2 gene encoding merlin isoform X1: MAGAIASRMSFSSLKRKQPKTFTVRVVTMDAEMEFSCEVKWKGKDLFDLVCRTLGLRETWFFGLQYTIKDTVAWLKMDKKVLDHDVPTEEPVTFHFLAKFYPENAEEELVQEITQHLFFLQVKKQILDEKIYCPPEASVLLASYAVQAKLILHMNGLELNIPIFMQYGDYDPNVHKRGFLAQEELLPKRVINLYQMTPEMWEERITAWYAEHRGRARDEAEIEYLKIAQDLEMYGVNYFAIKNKKGTELLLGVDALGLHIYDPDNRLTPKISFPWNEIRNISYSDKEFTIKPLDKKIDVFKFNSSKLRVNKLILQLCIGNHDLFMRRRKADSLEVQQMKAQAREEKARKQMERQRLAREKQMREEAERTRDELERRLMQLKEEATMANEALMRSEETADLLAEKAQITEEEAKLLAQKAAEAEQEMQRIKATAIRTEEEKRLMEQKVLEAEMLALKMAEESERRAKEADQLKQDLQEARESERRAKQKLLEITSKSSYTQSVNSSTTALPADLPSFNLISESLSFDFKDTDMKRLSMEIEKEKVEYMEKSKHLQEQLNELKTEIEALKLKERETVLDILHNENTSRGNSKHNTIKKLTLQSTQSRVAFFEEL; encoded by the exons GTGAAGTGGAAAGGGAAGGATTTGTTTGATTTAGTATGCCGGACACTGGGACTCCGGGAAACCTGGTTCTTCGGCCTTCAGTACACCATCAAAGACACGGTGGCTTGGCTCAAAATGGACAAGAAG GTGCTGGATCATGATGTTCCCACTGAGGAGCCTGTCACTTTTCACTTCCTGGCCAAGTTTTATCCTGAGAATGCAGAGGAGGAGCTGGTGCAGGAGATCACCCAGCACTTGTTCTTCCTGCAG gTAAAGAAGCAGATTTTGGATGAGAAGATCTATTGCCCTCCCGAGGCTTcagtgctgctggcttcctaTGCCGTCCAAGCCAAG CTAATACTTCACATGAATGGTTTAGAACTGAATATACCCATATTTATGCAG tATGGCGACTACGACCCCAATGTGCACAAGCGAGGCTTCCTGGCACAGGAGGAGCTGCTACCGAAGCGG GTGATAAACCTCTACCAGATGACTCCAGAGATGTGGGAAGAGCGAATAACGGCCTGGTATGCTGAGCATCGCGGCAGAGCAAG AGATGAAGCTGAAATAGAGTATTTGAAGATAGCTCAGGACTTGGAGATGTATGGAGTGAACTATTTTGCAATTAAG AACAAAAAGGGCACTGAACTGCTGCTTGGAGTTGATGCCTTGGGTCTTCACATTTATGACCCAGACAACAGGCTGACCCCCAAAATCTCCTTCCCGTGGAATGAGATCCGGAATATTTCCTACAGTGATAAAGAG tttacgATTAAACCATTGGACAAAAAGATTGATGTTTTCAAGTTCAATTCATCAAAGCTGCGTGTGAATAAGCTG ATTCTCCAGCTATGTATTGGGAACCATGATCTCTTcatgaggaggagaaaggcagactCACTGGAGGTGCAGCAGATGAAGGCACAGGccagggaggagaaagccagGAAGCAG ATGGAACGGCAGCGCCTGGCCCGAGAGAAGCAAATGAGGGAAGAAGCTGAGCGGACAAGGGATGagctggagagaagactgaTGCAGTTAAAGGAGGAGGCAACGATGGCCAATGAGGCTCTG ATGAGGTCAGAAGAGACGGCAGACTTGCTGGCTGAGAAGGCCCAGATCACAGAGGAGGAGGCCAAGCTCCTGGCTCAGAAAGCAGCCGAGGCTGAGCAGGAGATGCAGCGAATCAAAGCCACGGCCATCcggacagaggaggagaaacgGCTGATGGAGCAGAAGGTGCTGGAAGCAGAGATGTTGGCACTGAAAATGGCCGAGGAGTCTGAGCGGAG ggCAAAGGAGGCTGATCAGCTAAAGCAAGACCTTCAGGAGGCTCGAGAGTCTGAGCGGAGGGCAAAGCAGAAGCTTCTGGAGATCACCAGCAAGTCCTCGTACACA CAGTCTGTGAACTCCAGTACAACGGCGCTGCCTGCTGACCTGCCGAGCTTCAACCTCATTAGTGAGAGCCTCTCCTTTGACTTCAAGGATACAGACATGAAGAGGCTTTCAATGGAAATAGAGAAGGAGAA GGTTGAGTACatggagaaaagcaaacatctgCAGGAGCAACTGAATGAACTGAAGACAGAGATTGAGGCGCTGaagctgaaggagagagagacgGTGCTGGATATATTGCACAATGAGAACACCAGCCGAGGCAACAGCAAGCACAACACTATTAAAAAG
- the NF2 gene encoding merlin isoform X3, giving the protein MAGAIASRMSFSSLKRKQPKTFTVRVVTMDAEMEFSCEVKWKGKDLFDLVCRTLGLRETWFFGLQYTIKDTVAWLKMDKKVLDHDVPTEEPVTFHFLAKFYPENAEEELVQEITQHLFFLQVKKQILDEKIYCPPEASVLLASYAVQAKLILHMNGLELNIPIFMQYGDYDPNVHKRGFLAQEELLPKRVINLYQMTPEMWEERITAWYAEHRGRARDEAEIEYLKIAQDLEMYGVNYFAIKNKKGTELLLGVDALGLHIYDPDNRLTPKISFPWNEIRNISYSDKEFTIKPLDKKIDVFKFNSSKLRVNKLILQLCIGNHDLFMRRRKADSLEVQQMKAQAREEKARKQMERQRLAREKQMREEAERTRDELERRLMQLKEEATMANEALMRSEETADLLAEKAQITEEEAKLLAQKAAEAEQEMQRIKATAIRTEEEKRLMEQKVLEAEMLALKMAEESERRAKEADQLKQDLQEARESERRAKQKLLEITSKSSYTQSVNSSTTALPADLPSFNLISESLSFDFKDTDMKRLSMEIEKEKVEYMEKSKHLQEQLNELKTEIEALKLKERETVLDILHNENTSRGNSKHNTIKKPQAQGRRPICI; this is encoded by the exons GTGAAGTGGAAAGGGAAGGATTTGTTTGATTTAGTATGCCGGACACTGGGACTCCGGGAAACCTGGTTCTTCGGCCTTCAGTACACCATCAAAGACACGGTGGCTTGGCTCAAAATGGACAAGAAG GTGCTGGATCATGATGTTCCCACTGAGGAGCCTGTCACTTTTCACTTCCTGGCCAAGTTTTATCCTGAGAATGCAGAGGAGGAGCTGGTGCAGGAGATCACCCAGCACTTGTTCTTCCTGCAG gTAAAGAAGCAGATTTTGGATGAGAAGATCTATTGCCCTCCCGAGGCTTcagtgctgctggcttcctaTGCCGTCCAAGCCAAG CTAATACTTCACATGAATGGTTTAGAACTGAATATACCCATATTTATGCAG tATGGCGACTACGACCCCAATGTGCACAAGCGAGGCTTCCTGGCACAGGAGGAGCTGCTACCGAAGCGG GTGATAAACCTCTACCAGATGACTCCAGAGATGTGGGAAGAGCGAATAACGGCCTGGTATGCTGAGCATCGCGGCAGAGCAAG AGATGAAGCTGAAATAGAGTATTTGAAGATAGCTCAGGACTTGGAGATGTATGGAGTGAACTATTTTGCAATTAAG AACAAAAAGGGCACTGAACTGCTGCTTGGAGTTGATGCCTTGGGTCTTCACATTTATGACCCAGACAACAGGCTGACCCCCAAAATCTCCTTCCCGTGGAATGAGATCCGGAATATTTCCTACAGTGATAAAGAG tttacgATTAAACCATTGGACAAAAAGATTGATGTTTTCAAGTTCAATTCATCAAAGCTGCGTGTGAATAAGCTG ATTCTCCAGCTATGTATTGGGAACCATGATCTCTTcatgaggaggagaaaggcagactCACTGGAGGTGCAGCAGATGAAGGCACAGGccagggaggagaaagccagGAAGCAG ATGGAACGGCAGCGCCTGGCCCGAGAGAAGCAAATGAGGGAAGAAGCTGAGCGGACAAGGGATGagctggagagaagactgaTGCAGTTAAAGGAGGAGGCAACGATGGCCAATGAGGCTCTG ATGAGGTCAGAAGAGACGGCAGACTTGCTGGCTGAGAAGGCCCAGATCACAGAGGAGGAGGCCAAGCTCCTGGCTCAGAAAGCAGCCGAGGCTGAGCAGGAGATGCAGCGAATCAAAGCCACGGCCATCcggacagaggaggagaaacgGCTGATGGAGCAGAAGGTGCTGGAAGCAGAGATGTTGGCACTGAAAATGGCCGAGGAGTCTGAGCGGAG ggCAAAGGAGGCTGATCAGCTAAAGCAAGACCTTCAGGAGGCTCGAGAGTCTGAGCGGAGGGCAAAGCAGAAGCTTCTGGAGATCACCAGCAAGTCCTCGTACACA CAGTCTGTGAACTCCAGTACAACGGCGCTGCCTGCTGACCTGCCGAGCTTCAACCTCATTAGTGAGAGCCTCTCCTTTGACTTCAAGGATACAGACATGAAGAGGCTTTCAATGGAAATAGAGAAGGAGAA GGTTGAGTACatggagaaaagcaaacatctgCAGGAGCAACTGAATGAACTGAAGACAGAGATTGAGGCGCTGaagctgaaggagagagagacgGTGCTGGATATATTGCACAATGAGAACACCAGCCGAGGCAACAGCAAGCACAACACTATTAAAAAG CCTCAAGCCCAGGGCAGAAGACCTATCTGCATTTGA
- the NF2 gene encoding merlin isoform X4 — protein MAGAIASRMSFSSLKRKQPKTFTVRVVTMDAEMEFSCEVKWKGKDLFDLVCRTLGLRETWFFGLQYTIKDTVAWLKMDKKVLDHDVPTEEPVTFHFLAKFYPENAEEELVQEITQHLFFLQVKKQILDEKIYCPPEASVLLASYAVQAKLILHMNGLELNIPIFMQYGDYDPNVHKRGFLAQEELLPKRVINLYQMTPEMWEERITAWYAEHRGRARDEAEIEYLKIAQDLEMYGVNYFAIKNKKGTELLLGVDALGLHIYDPDNRLTPKISFPWNEIRNISYSDKEFTIKPLDKKIDVFKFNSSKLRVNKLILQLCIGNHDLFMRRRKADSLEVQQMKAQAREEKARKQMERQRLAREKQMREEAERTRDELERRLMQLKEEATMANEALMRSEETADLLAEKAQITEEEAKLLAQKAAEAEQEMQRIKATAIRTEEEKRLMEQKVLEAEMLALKMAEESERRAKEADQLKQDLQEARESERRAKQKLLEITSKSSYTSVNSSTTALPADLPSFNLISESLSFDFKDTDMKRLSMEIEKEKVEYMEKSKHLQEQLNELKTEIEALKLKERETVLDILHNENTSRGNSKHNTIKKPQAQGRRPICI, from the exons GTGAAGTGGAAAGGGAAGGATTTGTTTGATTTAGTATGCCGGACACTGGGACTCCGGGAAACCTGGTTCTTCGGCCTTCAGTACACCATCAAAGACACGGTGGCTTGGCTCAAAATGGACAAGAAG GTGCTGGATCATGATGTTCCCACTGAGGAGCCTGTCACTTTTCACTTCCTGGCCAAGTTTTATCCTGAGAATGCAGAGGAGGAGCTGGTGCAGGAGATCACCCAGCACTTGTTCTTCCTGCAG gTAAAGAAGCAGATTTTGGATGAGAAGATCTATTGCCCTCCCGAGGCTTcagtgctgctggcttcctaTGCCGTCCAAGCCAAG CTAATACTTCACATGAATGGTTTAGAACTGAATATACCCATATTTATGCAG tATGGCGACTACGACCCCAATGTGCACAAGCGAGGCTTCCTGGCACAGGAGGAGCTGCTACCGAAGCGG GTGATAAACCTCTACCAGATGACTCCAGAGATGTGGGAAGAGCGAATAACGGCCTGGTATGCTGAGCATCGCGGCAGAGCAAG AGATGAAGCTGAAATAGAGTATTTGAAGATAGCTCAGGACTTGGAGATGTATGGAGTGAACTATTTTGCAATTAAG AACAAAAAGGGCACTGAACTGCTGCTTGGAGTTGATGCCTTGGGTCTTCACATTTATGACCCAGACAACAGGCTGACCCCCAAAATCTCCTTCCCGTGGAATGAGATCCGGAATATTTCCTACAGTGATAAAGAG tttacgATTAAACCATTGGACAAAAAGATTGATGTTTTCAAGTTCAATTCATCAAAGCTGCGTGTGAATAAGCTG ATTCTCCAGCTATGTATTGGGAACCATGATCTCTTcatgaggaggagaaaggcagactCACTGGAGGTGCAGCAGATGAAGGCACAGGccagggaggagaaagccagGAAGCAG ATGGAACGGCAGCGCCTGGCCCGAGAGAAGCAAATGAGGGAAGAAGCTGAGCGGACAAGGGATGagctggagagaagactgaTGCAGTTAAAGGAGGAGGCAACGATGGCCAATGAGGCTCTG ATGAGGTCAGAAGAGACGGCAGACTTGCTGGCTGAGAAGGCCCAGATCACAGAGGAGGAGGCCAAGCTCCTGGCTCAGAAAGCAGCCGAGGCTGAGCAGGAGATGCAGCGAATCAAAGCCACGGCCATCcggacagaggaggagaaacgGCTGATGGAGCAGAAGGTGCTGGAAGCAGAGATGTTGGCACTGAAAATGGCCGAGGAGTCTGAGCGGAG ggCAAAGGAGGCTGATCAGCTAAAGCAAGACCTTCAGGAGGCTCGAGAGTCTGAGCGGAGGGCAAAGCAGAAGCTTCTGGAGATCACCAGCAAGTCCTCGTACACA TCTGTGAACTCCAGTACAACGGCGCTGCCTGCTGACCTGCCGAGCTTCAACCTCATTAGTGAGAGCCTCTCCTTTGACTTCAAGGATACAGACATGAAGAGGCTTTCAATGGAAATAGAGAAGGAGAA GGTTGAGTACatggagaaaagcaaacatctgCAGGAGCAACTGAATGAACTGAAGACAGAGATTGAGGCGCTGaagctgaaggagagagagacgGTGCTGGATATATTGCACAATGAGAACACCAGCCGAGGCAACAGCAAGCACAACACTATTAAAAAG CCTCAAGCCCAGGGCAGAAGACCTATCTGCATTTGA